From a single Streptomyces sp. NBC_01264 genomic region:
- a CDS encoding sensor histidine kinase gives MAETDRAEQADQADQGGEGGEAHEDRVRPRALTHRLRRAASRLRPRSVRAQATLGASAVVALALGVASVALLGALETNMTMSAQADAERRAVKVAALVATGQLGPVPAPGHESDFIQVVDGQGRVLAASPNLSGRPALVPEPPAVPGTVRDTWKGGRVRQEHRQRVVQVTTVTEKGLVTVYAGTSLRDADTADATIMAVLAVVVPLLVLVVALITWRVTGWALRPVEAIRAEVAEIGDRELHRRVPVPATRDEVARLAVTMNATLDRLEAAGIRQRRFIADASHELRSPITVLRTQLEVAQAHPDPELWGELVSGALEDTVRLQDLAADLLLLARLDTSEPPPATAVDLTEVVREAARARRGGRVPVQADIAPGIAVRGSAIWLSRLVTNLLDNAGRHAERSVTLLLRVDGFRDEAVLEVADDGAGIAPADRERVFERFTRLDDARARDEGGTGLGLAIARDIALRLGGTLAVRDSPKGARLVATLPLGP, from the coding sequence GTGGCTGAGACCGACCGGGCCGAGCAGGCCGACCAGGCCGACCAGGGCGGTGAAGGCGGCGAGGCCCACGAGGACCGGGTGCGCCCCCGCGCGCTGACGCACCGCCTACGCCGGGCCGCGTCCCGGCTCCGGCCGCGGTCCGTGCGCGCCCAGGCCACCCTCGGCGCGTCCGCCGTGGTGGCCCTGGCACTCGGCGTCGCCTCCGTCGCCCTGCTCGGGGCCCTGGAGACCAACATGACCATGAGCGCCCAGGCCGACGCCGAACGGCGGGCCGTCAAGGTGGCCGCGCTGGTGGCCACCGGGCAGTTGGGGCCCGTACCGGCCCCGGGTCACGAATCGGACTTCATCCAGGTCGTGGACGGGCAGGGCAGGGTGCTCGCGGCCAGTCCCAACCTCTCCGGCCGCCCCGCCCTGGTCCCCGAACCGCCCGCCGTGCCCGGCACGGTCCGCGACACCTGGAAGGGCGGCCGGGTCCGCCAGGAACACCGCCAGCGCGTCGTACAGGTCACCACCGTCACTGAGAAGGGCCTCGTCACGGTCTACGCCGGCACCTCGCTCCGGGACGCCGACACCGCCGACGCGACCATCATGGCGGTGCTGGCCGTCGTGGTGCCGCTGCTCGTCCTGGTCGTGGCCCTGATCACCTGGCGGGTCACCGGATGGGCCCTGCGGCCCGTCGAGGCGATCCGCGCCGAGGTCGCCGAGATCGGCGACCGCGAACTCCACCGCCGGGTGCCCGTTCCCGCCACCCGCGACGAGGTGGCCCGGCTCGCCGTCACGATGAACGCCACCCTGGACCGGCTGGAGGCCGCCGGCATCCGCCAGCGCCGCTTCATCGCCGACGCCTCGCACGAACTGCGCAGCCCGATCACGGTGCTGCGCACCCAGCTGGAGGTCGCCCAGGCCCACCCGGATCCCGAACTGTGGGGCGAACTGGTCAGCGGCGCGCTGGAGGACACCGTACGGCTCCAGGACCTGGCGGCCGACCTGCTCCTGCTCGCCCGCCTCGACACCTCGGAGCCGCCGCCGGCCACCGCCGTCGACCTCACCGAGGTGGTCCGCGAAGCGGCCCGCGCGCGCCGGGGAGGACGGGTCCCCGTCCAGGCGGACATCGCCCCCGGGATCGCGGTCCGCGGCAGCGCGATCTGGCTGTCGCGGCTCGTCACCAACCTGCTGGACAACGCCGGCCGGCACGCCGAACGGAGCGTCACCCTCCTCCTGCGCGTCGACGGGTTCCGGGACGAGGCCGTGCTCGAAGTGGCCGACGACGGAGCGGGCATCGCGCCCGCCGACCGCGAGCGGGTCTTCGAACGCTTCACCCGGCTCGACGACGCCCGCGCCCGCGACGAGGGCGGCACCGGGCTGGGCCTGGCCATCGCCCGCGACATCGCCCTGCGCCTCGGCGGCACCCTCGCCGTCCGGGACTCCCCGAAGGGCGCCCGCCTCGTCGCCACGCTCCCGCTCGGCCCCTGA